The genomic region ATGACAATATTGTTTGAGTTTCCCTGGCTTGTTCCCGTTACTTTGGTCTGGAGCGCGGTTGTATATTCTTTTGTGATTCATTACGAGGAGATGCATTTGCTTGCCCGTTACGGCCAGCCTTATCAAAAATTTATGTCAGATGTTCCGCGATGGGTTCCTCGCACCCTGTCCTTTAAAAATTTAGACCTGATAAATGAAAATTTTACACCATCGTTAATGGCCGAACTTCCATGTGTGGGCTATCTGCTGCCGTGTATTATCAAAAAAATAGTATTGGTATGGTTCGTACATTGAAAGTCTGCCAGTTTTATTACCAATAGCCTTTCTTGTTAATTTTGTTAACCTTGTTAACTTCGTTAACGGCTATTTCTTTGTC from Phycisphaerae bacterium harbors:
- a CDS encoding isoprenylcysteine carboxylmethyltransferase family protein, whose translation is MSVWKLVYLLRGFLVGVPLVFAAFWTHGRVENVYIIWPIGLLVFFIGIAIRVWAQQHLRYRLKVHKDLTLTGPYQFVRNPVYVGTIAIFLGMTILFEFPWLVPVTLVWSAVVYSFVIHYEEMHLLARYGQPYQKFMSDVPRWVPRTLSFKNLDLINENFTPSLMAELPCVGYLLPCIIKKIVLVWFVH